The Podarcis muralis chromosome 10, rPodMur119.hap1.1, whole genome shotgun sequence genome includes a region encoding these proteins:
- the IL2RB gene encoding LOW QUALITY PROTEIN: interleukin-2 receptor subunit beta (The sequence of the model RefSeq protein was modified relative to this genomic sequence to represent the inferred CDS: deleted 1 base in 1 codon), translated as MRLRDEETILQPVFHSAVMKTSPPALLYILSILMAFTDMSAPCRQPAPSGPSPDSSSLSCFYDSVEILSCTWTPMKNITEAQCQLEVRLESTSVRYKGPETCQLQGIDNRSCELNVLKFDMTITHAILVEVYCHTGQNWTWMQNQRMCPFQNLRLRSPCNVQMENDEKLSYNLTWKLCALSHYLENKVEYQIRYKKIDPSKAYIIGSNIQDQRWMKFETLSPDTMYEAAVRVKVKKSTALYNSTWSKWSMPVTWTTHKGDTSSPSLLLTVLLTLLGSLVFLFLFFIAIFLRGKSPASKRLRKVLKIHLPDPAEFFPSLTAVHGGDIQKWLSSPAPMSSFYLAAAVPDVSVLEVMQKGNQEPCLLLSKEHPTNTDAPETSGHSSSSCFTNRGYFFFHTDDSLEIEPCKVYFTYDPLTQEISGREDSDPDSYKVLHETWDNRSPPPAYSITADQKSESFLQEAKVPKQKVGGCPRTLPSAESFPVTSEVKEGENKEGSEAIVHPNKSPEKYSMDFSCVWEPSGSNTDGTEAIGRVDPSTGSVEDNGPAFPQPMIQNSGQANDLCRAASSSQVLSSSEAYLTLRDLQGHYGHHSV; from the exons ATGAGACTGCGAGACGAAGAG ACCATTTTGCAGCCAG TGTTTCACTCTGCAGTCATGAAGACCAGCCCTCCAGCACTGCTCTACATTCTGTCAATCTTGATGGCATTCACCGATATGTCTGCACCATGTAGGCAGCCTGCCCCATCTGGGCCTTCtccag ATTCCTCAAGTCTCAGTTGCTTTTATGACTCAGTGGAGATTCTCTCTTGCACTTGGACCCCGATGAAAAATATCACTGAAGCACAATGTCAGCTCGAGGTTCGACTTGAGTCAAC GTCTGTCAGGTACAAAGGACCGGAGACATGTCAACTGCAAGGTATAGACAACAGGAGCTGTGAGCTGAACGTTTTG AAATTTGACATGACTATTACACACGCTATTCTTGTGGAAGTGTATTGCCATACTGGGCAGAACTGGACGTGGATGCAGAATCAAAGGATGTGTCCTTTTCAGAACC TTCGACTGCGGTCTCCTTGCAACGTCCAAATGGAAAATGACGAGAAGCTTTCCTACAATTTAACTTGGAAGCTCTGTGCTCTCTCACATTATTTAGAAAATAAGGTGGAGTACCAAATACGATATAAAAAAATAGATCCTAGCAAG GCTTACATAATCGGCTCCAATATTCAGGATCAGAGGTGGATGAAATTTGAGACTCTTTCTCCCGACACAATGTATGAGGCTGCTGTTCGTGTGAAGGTAAAAAAGAGCACGGCTCTTTACAATAGCACATGGAGCAAATGGAGCATGCCTGTAACATGGACGACCCATAAAG GGGATACATCGTCTCCAAGTCTGCTCCTGACAGTTCTTCTCACCCTTTTGGGGAGTctcgtcttcctcttcctcttcttcatcgcCATTTTCCTGAGGGGCAAATCACCGGCATCAAAACG CTTAAGGAAGGTATTGAAGATCCATTTGCCAGACCCTGCTGAGTTCTTCCCATCTCtcactgctgtccatggaggagATATCCAG AAGTGGCTCTCCTCGCCAGCGCCCATGTCTTCCTTCTACCTGGCTGCAGCAGTTCCAGATGTTTCTGTGCTTGAGGTGATGCAGAAAGGCAATCAAGAGCCTTGCCTCCTCCTTTCCAAGGAACATCCTACTAATACGGACGCACCAGAGACTAGTGGACATTCTTCATCCAGCTGCTTTACCAACCGGGGCTATTTTTTCTTCCACACCGATGATTCCCTCGAGATTGAGCCCTGCAAGGTGTATTTCACCTATGACCCTCTTACTCAAGAGATCAGTGGCCGTGAGGACAGCGACCCTGACTCCTACAAAGTGCTCCATGAAACTTGGGACAACCGGTCGCCGCCACCTGCCTATAGCATCACGGCAGACCAGAAGAGTGAGTCTTTTCTGCAAGAAGCAAAGGTCCCAAAACAGAAGGTGGGAGGTTGTCCAAGGACTCTTCCATCAGCAGAGAGCTTCCCCGTGACATCAGAAGTGAAAGAGGGTGAGAACAAAGAAGGGAGTGAGGCCATTGTTCACCCCAACAAATCTCCGGAAAAGTATTCCATGGACTTTTCATGTGTCTGGGAGCCATCTGGCAGCAATACTGATGGAACAGAAGCAATTGGAAGGGTAGACCCTTCTACAGGCTCTGTGGAAGACAATGGGCCTGCATTTCCCCAGCCTATGATTCAGAACTCAGGCCAAGCCAATGATCTCTGCAGAGCTGCATCTTCCAGCCAGGTGCTGAGCTCTTCGGAGGCCTACCTGACCCTGAGGGATCTTCAGGGCCATTATGGCCATCACTCGGTCTGA